The Stieleria maiorica genome includes the window TCGATCGTGACATTGTTTCCGATGTGACAACCGTCGGCGATCAGGCTGCCGCGGACGGTGACGTCGTCACCGACCACGGTGGGCGGCAAGAATCGCGGGCGGCTGTAGATCGGCGCGTCGAAGCTGCCGAGTTGAAACGGCGGTGCTTTGCTGGCCAACGACAGGTTGGCTTCGTAGAACGCTCGGATCGTTCCGATGTCTTCCCAGTAGCCGTCGAACAGGTGCACCTGGACTTTGCGGTTGTCGATCGCCGCGGGGAACACTTCTTTGCCGAAGTCGGAATGGTCGTTGCCGTGCAACAGATCCATCATGACGTCTTTCTTGAAGATATACAGTCCCATGCTGGCAAGGCAGTCGCGTCCCTTGCTGGGGATGCCACGGGCGTCGATCCAGGCCGGGTCCATACGGACCTTTGCGATTTCTTCTTCGGTTTGCGGTTTCTCCACAAAGCCGGTCACTCGTCCGTCGTCGTTGAGTTGCATGATGCCTAGCGCGCTGGCGTCTTTGCGATCGACAGGAATTCCCGCGATGGTTGCGTCGGCGCCCGAGTCGATGTGCGACTTCATCATGTCGCGAAAATCCATCCGATACAGTTGGTCGCCGGATAGGATCAAGATGTGTTCGATTTCCGGTTGATCGATGTAGCGCAAGTTTTTTCGAACGGCATCGGCGGTGCCCTGATACCAATCGGTTCCCGAATCGACCGTCTGTTGGGCGGCGAGCAGTTCGACAAAGCCGCCGGTGAACTGGTCGAATCGATAGGTTTGTCGCAGGTGGCGGTGAAGGCTGACCGAGAGGAATTGGGTCAACACGAAGACACGTCGCAGGCCGCTATTGATGCAGTTGGAAATCGGGATGTCGATCAAGCGGTACTTCCCTGCCAGCGGGACGGCGGGTTTGGCGCGGATCTTTGTCAACGGGAACAGCCGCGTTCCGCGACCGCCACCGAGAATCAGCGCGATTGTGTTTTTTGACAGGTCCATCGGGTAGTCGGAATGAGAAGTCATGCGAATCAGCAGGGGTGTTAGGAATAGATGGGAGTGGGATTCGAATGCGGCGATTCAAATGAAGATTATGGAGGCTCCCACGTTCTAATGCACGCGACGATCGCGGGAAAGGATCCAGAGGTTACCAATATTTTTCAAAATGAATTCTGCCGGGGCCGCTGCCGTGGATTTCGTGGCGAAAACCAGCCTCGATCAGCAACGGCAACATGCCGCACTTTTTTGGCGGAGAGACGCCCGGAGGAACGTAGCCGATCATGTCAGGGTTACCGCACAAGAAGACATGTGTGTTGGCCGGGGAAAGCGGGTCGCCGGCGTCCTTGGCGAGTTTCCCGCTGGTGAAGTAATCCTGGATGTATTGTTTGCCGACGTAACCCGGCAAGTCGGCGTCAAGGTTCACCGCTTCACGCGTCGTGCACGGCAGGTAGCGGTAGTTGGGAAATTGTTCCATCAACGAAAGATGGAG containing:
- a CDS encoding glucose-1-phosphate adenylyltransferase, with amino-acid sequence MTSHSDYPMDLSKNTIALILGGGRGTRLFPLTKIRAKPAVPLAGKYRLIDIPISNCINSGLRRVFVLTQFLSVSLHRHLRQTYRFDQFTGGFVELLAAQQTVDSGTDWYQGTADAVRKNLRYIDQPEIEHILILSGDQLYRMDFRDMMKSHIDSGADATIAGIPVDRKDASALGIMQLNDDGRVTGFVEKPQTEEEIAKVRMDPAWIDARGIPSKGRDCLASMGLYIFKKDVMMDLLHGNDHSDFGKEVFPAAIDNRKVQVHLFDGYWEDIGTIRAFYEANLSLASKAPPFQLGSFDAPIYSRPRFLPPTVVGDDVTVRGSLIADGCHIGNNVTIEHSVIGLRTTIGDNVTIKNSVVMGADYIEDPETLPPGRIPVGIGNNSVISGAILDKNSRIGTDVSITNAENVDSLGEDEALQVRDGISIVIKNGSILNGTKF